Proteins from a genomic interval of Rhodothermus marinus:
- a CDS encoding MFS transporter: METASVRLGLRANWQQFALLVVVNAFVGAMVGMERAILPLLAEQEFGVASRVATLSFVASFGLTKALANLLAGRLGDRIGRRRVLLAGWLAGLPVPWLLMWAPSWAWVVAANVLLGVNQGLAWSMTVIMKIDLVGPRQRGLAMGLNEAAGYLAVSLAALATGYVAATYGLRPQPFYLGVVFSGVGLLLSALFVRETQHHADLEARQHFDASAPVPSFREVFVRTSWRDRRLFAVCQAGLVNNLNDGMAWGLFPLFFAALGYGLTQIGWLAALYPAVWGLGQLVTGALSDRIGRRPLIVGGMLLQGVSIGAMLFSDVFAWQAAAMVGLGIGTAMVYPTLLAVIGDVAHPAWRSTAVGVYRLWRDGGYVVGALLAGVLADALSIPWAIGAIAALTLLSGGVAATTLAETRPQTYKEL; the protein is encoded by the coding sequence ATGGAGACAGCATCGGTACGTCTGGGGTTGCGGGCCAACTGGCAGCAGTTCGCCCTGCTGGTGGTGGTGAACGCCTTCGTGGGGGCGATGGTGGGGATGGAACGGGCCATTTTGCCGCTGCTGGCCGAGCAGGAGTTCGGGGTGGCCTCGCGGGTGGCGACGCTGTCGTTCGTGGCGAGCTTCGGGCTGACCAAGGCGCTGGCCAATTTGCTGGCAGGGCGACTGGGCGACCGGATCGGCCGTCGCCGGGTACTGCTGGCCGGATGGCTGGCAGGGTTGCCGGTGCCCTGGCTGCTGATGTGGGCGCCGTCGTGGGCCTGGGTGGTGGCGGCGAACGTGCTGCTCGGAGTGAATCAGGGGCTGGCCTGGTCGATGACGGTCATCATGAAGATCGACCTGGTCGGTCCCCGGCAGCGCGGACTGGCGATGGGGCTCAACGAGGCGGCCGGCTATCTGGCCGTGTCGCTGGCGGCGCTGGCCACGGGCTACGTGGCGGCGACCTATGGATTGCGTCCGCAGCCGTTCTACCTGGGTGTGGTGTTCTCGGGAGTGGGACTGCTGCTCTCAGCGCTTTTCGTGCGGGAGACGCAGCACCACGCCGACCTGGAGGCCCGGCAGCACTTCGACGCTTCGGCGCCGGTGCCGTCTTTCAGAGAAGTATTCGTGCGCACCTCCTGGCGCGATCGGCGCCTGTTTGCCGTGTGCCAGGCGGGCCTGGTCAACAATCTGAACGACGGCATGGCCTGGGGGCTGTTTCCGCTCTTCTTTGCCGCGCTGGGCTACGGACTGACGCAGATTGGCTGGCTGGCGGCGCTCTATCCGGCCGTCTGGGGGCTGGGGCAACTCGTGACCGGAGCGCTCTCGGACCGCATCGGCCGGCGGCCGCTCATCGTGGGCGGGATGCTGCTGCAGGGCGTGAGCATCGGCGCCATGCTCTTTTCCGATGTGTTTGCCTGGCAGGCGGCGGCCATGGTCGGGCTGGGCATCGGTACGGCCATGGTGTATCCGACGCTGCTGGCCGTCATCGGCGACGTGGCGCACCCCGCCTGGCGCTCGACGGCCGTAGGTGTCTACCGCCTCTGGCGGGACGGCGGCTATGTGGTCGGCGCTTTGCTGGCCGGGGTGTTGGCCGACGCGCTGAGCATCCCCTGGGCCATCGGTGCCATCGCCGCCCTGACGCTCCTTTCCGGCGGAGTGGCCGCCACTACGCTTGCCGAAACGCGGCCGCAAACATACAAGGAACTTTGA
- the tenA gene encoding thiaminase II, with protein MQQEAPVQERPFTVPPFAQECLEAAADAWGASFRHPFVRALAEGTLDAERFRFYQMQDARYLEAFADACSLIATRCVRPDDKLWFIDAARLALVVERELHAGYGKKLGYTLEDVARIELTPNNRAYQDHMIATAVRGTLVEAVAAITPCPWLYVELGQHLARELGTIPDTHPYADWLRMYSNPEFNTYMDNLLERLERFAREADDAARARAKEAFRTSVRYEWMFWQQAWEQQRWPV; from the coding sequence ATGCAACAGGAAGCACCGGTACAGGAGCGGCCTTTTACCGTGCCACCGTTTGCGCAGGAATGCCTGGAAGCGGCCGCAGATGCCTGGGGTGCCTCGTTTCGGCACCCCTTCGTGCGGGCACTGGCCGAGGGCACGCTCGACGCCGAGCGGTTTCGCTTCTACCAGATGCAGGATGCCCGTTATCTGGAGGCTTTCGCCGATGCCTGCAGTCTGATCGCCACGCGGTGCGTGCGGCCCGACGACAAGCTGTGGTTCATCGACGCGGCCCGGCTGGCGCTGGTCGTCGAGCGCGAGCTGCATGCCGGCTATGGCAAAAAGCTGGGCTACACGCTGGAGGATGTGGCGCGCATTGAGCTGACCCCGAACAACCGGGCCTATCAGGACCACATGATCGCGACGGCCGTGCGCGGCACGCTGGTCGAGGCGGTGGCGGCCATCACGCCGTGCCCCTGGCTGTACGTCGAGCTCGGGCAGCATCTGGCGCGGGAGCTGGGCACGATCCCCGACACGCACCCGTACGCCGACTGGCTCCGGATGTACAGCAACCCGGAGTTCAATACGTACATGGACAATCTGCTGGAGCGTCTGGAGCGGTTTGCGCGGGAGGCGGACGACGCAGCGCGAGCGCGCGCGAAAGAGGCGTTCCGCACCAGCGTGCGCTACGAGTGGATGTTCTGGCAGCAGGCCTGGGAGCAGCAGCGCTGGCCGGTCTGA
- a CDS encoding heavy metal translocating P-type ATPase: MKTIELPVEGMDCAECARHVARALEQVPGVCRVEVLLAAQKAVLEVDPARPPEPDALRRAVEAAGYRVPRTETPAPAAPPARRTAGLLAFLFGAVLTVVVLGEWLGLFEQLTARVPLPIGIALVVVLGYPVFRQVVQALLRGRILTHTLMSIGALAALAVGAWPTAAVVVFFMRVGDYVERFTTEQARSALRGLSRLMPRTARVERGGELVELPAEAVQPGDVVLVRPGERVPVDGEVLEGTATLDTSALTGESMPAEVGPGDAVLAASLVRQGYLRLKATRTGAATTFGRILHLVETAEANRSATERLADRFSAYYLPVVAAVALGTYLLRGDVMATVAVLVVACSCAFALATPVAVLAAVGAAARQGIVIKGGRYLEALARADVVLLDKTGTLTLGRPRLTDLVPLDGRSPDALLALAAAAEYASEHPLAEAIREAARARGLPLRRPDEARPLPGVGIEARLDGHRVRLQRLPEPDAFPEAARLAAEGKTLILMEVDGRPAALLAAADTERPGLREALEALRALGVHHLELLTGDHPRAAEPLARRLGLRCRAGLLPDDKIRIVREYQARGHTVVMIGDGVNDAPALLQADVGIAMGSGTDVALDTAAIVLLRDDWRQLPALFRLARRTRRTIAVNLGFTALYNLVGLTLAALGYLPPVLAAAAQSLPDLGILGNSARLLRARLSAS; encoded by the coding sequence ATGAAGACGATCGAACTGCCCGTCGAAGGCATGGATTGCGCCGAATGCGCGCGCCACGTGGCCCGGGCGCTCGAGCAGGTACCGGGCGTCTGTCGCGTCGAAGTGCTGCTGGCGGCGCAAAAGGCCGTGCTGGAAGTGGATCCGGCCCGCCCTCCGGAGCCGGACGCCCTCCGCCGGGCCGTCGAGGCCGCCGGTTACCGCGTACCTCGCACCGAAACGCCTGCACCGGCTGCTCCCCCGGCGCGTCGCACGGCCGGCCTGCTGGCCTTTCTGTTCGGCGCCGTGCTGACGGTCGTGGTGCTGGGCGAGTGGCTGGGGCTTTTCGAACAGCTCACTGCCCGGGTGCCGCTCCCGATCGGCATCGCGCTGGTCGTTGTGCTGGGGTATCCGGTCTTTCGCCAGGTAGTACAGGCGCTGCTTCGGGGCCGCATCCTCACCCATACGCTGATGAGCATCGGCGCGCTGGCGGCGCTCGCCGTCGGCGCCTGGCCGACGGCGGCCGTCGTGGTCTTCTTCATGCGGGTGGGGGACTATGTGGAACGCTTCACGACGGAGCAGGCCCGAAGCGCATTGCGGGGACTGAGCCGACTGATGCCGCGCACGGCCCGCGTAGAGCGCGGCGGCGAGCTGGTCGAACTGCCCGCCGAAGCCGTGCAGCCGGGCGACGTGGTGCTGGTGCGTCCGGGCGAGCGCGTGCCGGTCGACGGCGAGGTGCTGGAAGGAACGGCCACGCTCGACACCTCGGCGCTCACAGGCGAGTCGATGCCCGCCGAGGTGGGTCCGGGCGATGCGGTGCTGGCCGCCTCGCTCGTTCGCCAGGGCTACCTGCGCCTGAAGGCCACCCGCACGGGCGCTGCCACCACGTTCGGCCGCATCCTGCACCTGGTCGAAACCGCCGAGGCGAACCGAAGCGCCACCGAGCGCCTGGCCGATCGCTTTTCGGCCTACTACCTGCCGGTGGTGGCGGCCGTGGCCCTGGGCACCTACCTGCTGCGCGGCGACGTGATGGCCACGGTGGCCGTGCTCGTGGTGGCCTGTAGCTGCGCGTTTGCGCTGGCCACGCCCGTGGCCGTGCTGGCCGCCGTCGGTGCGGCCGCCCGCCAGGGCATCGTGATCAAGGGCGGCCGCTACCTGGAAGCGCTGGCCCGCGCCGACGTGGTTCTGCTCGACAAAACCGGCACGCTCACGCTCGGCCGTCCCCGGCTCACCGACCTGGTGCCCCTCGACGGCCGATCGCCGGACGCGCTGCTGGCGCTGGCCGCAGCGGCCGAATACGCCTCGGAGCATCCACTGGCCGAAGCCATCCGTGAAGCGGCCCGCGCGCGCGGCCTGCCGCTACGGCGACCCGACGAAGCCCGCCCGCTGCCGGGCGTCGGCATCGAAGCCCGCCTCGACGGCCACCGGGTACGCCTGCAGCGGCTGCCCGAGCCCGATGCCTTCCCGGAAGCTGCCCGGCTGGCAGCCGAAGGCAAGACGCTCATCCTCATGGAAGTGGACGGCCGCCCGGCCGCCCTGCTGGCCGCCGCCGACACCGAGCGGCCAGGCCTGCGCGAGGCGCTGGAAGCACTCCGAGCGCTGGGCGTGCACCATCTGGAACTGCTCACCGGCGATCATCCCCGCGCGGCCGAACCGCTGGCCCGCCGGCTGGGCCTGCGCTGCCGGGCCGGCCTGCTCCCCGACGACAAGATCCGCATCGTCCGGGAATACCAGGCCCGGGGCCACACGGTCGTGATGATCGGCGACGGCGTCAACGACGCCCCGGCCCTCCTGCAGGCCGACGTGGGCATCGCCATGGGCTCGGGCACCGACGTGGCGCTCGACACGGCCGCCATCGTGCTGCTCCGCGACGACTGGCGCCAGCTTCCCGCCCTGTTCCGGCTGGCCCGACGCACACGCCGCACCATTGCCGTCAACCTCGGTTTTACGGCACTCTACAACCTGGTCGGACTCACGCTCGCCGCGCTGGGCTATCTGCCACCCGTGCTGGCGGCGGCCGCCCAGTCGCTGCCAGATCTGGGCATCCTGGGCAACTCGGCCCGACTGCTCCGTGCCCGTCTGTCGGCCTCCTGA
- a CDS encoding ArsR/SmtB family transcription factor, whose product MLTITDTGIALKAKLFRGLADPSRLALLEALREGPQTVTALVETTGLSQPNVSNHLRCLLDCGLVRRSRRGRFVVYRLSDERIAELLRLAEQVLADVARGVYHCTRYNAP is encoded by the coding sequence ATGCTGACGATCACCGACACCGGCATCGCACTAAAGGCGAAGCTGTTTCGCGGGCTGGCCGATCCGTCGCGCCTGGCGCTGTTGGAGGCGTTGCGCGAGGGGCCACAGACCGTGACGGCGCTTGTGGAAACCACCGGACTGAGCCAGCCCAACGTCTCCAACCACCTGCGCTGCCTGCTCGATTGCGGGCTGGTACGCCGAAGCCGACGAGGGCGCTTCGTGGTCTACCGGCTCAGCGACGAGCGCATCGCCGAGCTGTTGCGGCTGGCCGAGCAGGTGCTGGCCGACGTCGCCCGGGGCGTGTACCACTGCACGCGCTACAACGCGCCATGA